The Dethiosulfovibrio peptidovorans DSM 11002 nucleotide sequence GCCCTCATAGAGATCAGCTCCGAACGTCTGGGATGTGGATCAGAGACATTGTAGCATCGGGGCCCAGTGTGAGGGAAAGGTGCGTTGCCAAGGGTCTCGTAGTAGTTACCTGCCCCGGAGTCATAGCACTCCGGGGCCTTTTTCTTTCAGAAACGCCAGGAAACGATCGGCCCATTCGGGGTCGTACTGGGTTCCGGAACAGCGGCGTATCTCCTCAATTGCCTCCTCGTGGGTCATGGACTTTCCGTAGTATTTGTGGGTCATGGCCTCGTAGGAGTCCACCAGGTTCATGATTCTGCTTTCCAGAGGAATACCCTTTCCCGACACGGGGTCTTTCCTGAAGGGATAGCCGGTTCCGTCCCATCTCTGGTGGTGGTGCAGTATGGCGTCGGCCAGGTCCGAGAGGGTGGGGGCGGCTATTGCGATCCGGTAGCCTATCTCAGGGTGGCTTCGAACCTCTTTCCTCTCCTCATCGGTTAGAGGGCCTTTCTTGCCAAGTATCTTCGGGTCCACCCCTACCAGGCCGATATCGTGTATTTCGGCAAGACGGATCATCCTCTTGCGGAAGATCTCGTCCACCTCGTCTATGGTGGGAACGAAGGCCGCCATTATTGAGCGGCACCTTTTCATGTGTCCCACCTTGCGACCCTCTCTGGAGGAAATCATCCTCAGGAAGAAGGTCAGTATGGCGTCCCTGGCGTCGTCCCTCTGGGTTTCCTTCCGTGCGTACATTCTCTCGTCGGCGTCCTTGATTATCTCCTCTATCGATCTTCTCGATGCCTCTCCTGTAGCTATGCCCCAGGCCATTTGAAGAGGAATGTCTCCGTTCGAGTCGGCCTGTTCCAGCCTTGCTTTCAGTTCTGCTCCGATGTCCCTCTTTTCCGAGCTGTTAGGCACAAGCAGGGCAAATTCGTCTCCTCCCAGCCTGGCTACGGTGTCTCCCGGTTGGGATACGTCCTTTAACACCGTTGCGGCCTTGTTTATAAGCTTGTCTCCCCACTCGTGTCCCAGGGCGTCGTTAACCAGCTTTAGTCCGTTGACGTCGCACATCGCCACTGTTATCGGGTCTTGATCTCCACGCCCCAGTCGGGAGACTTCCTCCTCGAAGTACCGTCTGTTGTGGAGCCCCGTCAGTGAATCCCTTACGCTCATCTCCCTGACTTCTTGGATGGATTTGCAAACCTTTTCTTTGAGGTCTTCCACGCTTTTCCAGATTCGCTTTATTTCCAGTGGCATGCCCGATGGGGGGGTGGGGGTCGGAGCGTAGTCTGCCTCCGAGGCCGAGAAGAGTTGCTTTTGCAGTTCGTCTATGGCTTTTGTGATGCTGTGAGACAGAAGCAGGAAGAAAAATATTCCTACTATTGTTGAGGAGATCAGTATCTTGAGGTGTGTTTTAACTATGCGACTTGATCCGGCCTTGATCTCGTCCATGTTTAATGCTGCCCCTATGAAAAGATTCCCGTAGGCAAGGGGCGCTATTTTTAGCATTTGTTTTTTACCGTTTTCCGAGATGTTATCGATCAACAGCCCCTCTTCGTTTTTTACCTCATCTGGGGAAAAACAAGGGGTTGCCTCCGAAAAATTCTCTCCTAAGGGTATTCCGTTATGGTCGAAGAGCCGGAAATACCCTCCTTTTCCGAAGCTGTGATTTTGTATCAAATTTATAAGATTGGAGAGTCTTACGGAGCCCAGTATGACTCCTTCGAATGCTCCGTCTATGATTAGGGGAACGGAGAATCCGATGAATTGAACCGCTTTTTTGTCTTTGGCCTGGATGACCGAGGTTATATGGGGAACTCCTTCCTTTCCCAGAGTGAAGTATTTCCGGTCCAATACGTTGAATTGTCTCTCGGAGATATCTCCGACCTCGCTGTCCAAGACGGGGTTGCCGTTTCTATCGATATAGAGCAGTCTGGCCAGATCAGTTCTGCCGTGTGCCATGGCATGGAGATCTTGCGCCATGGCATGGAGGTCGAGAGATTGGACGGAGTGGAGTTTCGATACGGCCTTTATGTCCTCCATTATGCTCAGGTCGAACCAGCGGGCGATATAGTTCGTCTGGAGGTCCAGAGCGTTGTCCAAAGTCGTTAGGGCCAGGTCGGTCTCTCTGTCGCTTTCGTTTCTTACGAAGATTAAAATCGGCAAGGCAGTCACCAATATGAGGATGGCCAATATCGCTACGAAGGTGCTTCTTGCGCTTTTGGATGCGATGAACATAGGATCCCTCCTGAGAGCTCCTTTTTTCTCTGAAAATAGATTTTTCTCAGTTTATTTTATACCTATTACTCTCTTGGAACCACGATGTCGGAGGGATAGGAACCCAGCACCCTCATGGATAAACAGGATTTTCTCATGGCTTCCAGGGCGTCGGATATCTCCGGATCGGAGGAGTTGCCCATCATGTCCAGAAAGAACAGGTATTCGAAGGGGTTGCCCTGCATGGGGCGGGACTGTATGGCAGTCAGGTTAACCCCTGCCGTACGGAGAGGGTCCAGCGCTCCCAGGAGGGATCCCGGTCTGTGAGGTACGGAGAAGAGTATGGAGGTTTTATCCCCCTCGGATCTGGTTGAACCCTTGGGGCCTACTACCCAGAACCTGGTCCTGTTGTGGGATCTGTCCTGTATGTCCCTGGCAAGTATATTTATTCGGTTTGCCTCCGCCGCCTTGGCGCTGCACACCGCTGCCGTTCCCGGTTCGGAAGAGGCTATGGCGGCTCCGTGGCTGGTGGTACCCACCGGTTCCTTTTTCGCTCCCGGTAGCTTTTCCTCCAGCCAGAGTCTGCACTGGGCCAGGGCCTGGGGGTGGGAGACCACCCGTTTTATCTCCGAGAGAGGCGAGGTCGAGGCAAGGACGTGTCTTATAGGAAGGCTAACCTCCTGTATCACAGTCATTTCCGGTCCTGTCTCGGAGAATCCGTCCAGGGTCGCGTAGACGGTCCCCTCCACGGTGTTCTCCACCGGCACGAGCCCGAGAGAGGCCCTGCTGGTCTCGACGGCCCTGAACACCTCTCTGGGACCGGTCACGAACAGGGGGTCGATCGAGGATCCCAGGGCTCTTTCCATGGCCTGTTGGGAATAGGACCCCTCGGGGCCCATACAGGCCACGGTAGGTCTGACCTGGACCGATCGACAGAGGGATATTATCTCTTTGTGTATGGTGGACAGGGATTCTCGATCCAGGTCGGGGTTCATCTCGCTGAAACGGCGTATGATCCGTTCCTCCCTGACCGGGTCGTAGATAGGGCCGTCTCCCTTGGCTCTACCTATCTCTTTTGCAGTCTCCACCCGTCTCGCCAGCAGCTTTGCGATGTCTTTGTCCAGCTCGTCTATGGTCGTTCTGAGTTCTTTCAGTCTGTCGTTCAACTCGATCACCTGTTCTTTCCGGAGTTTTCAGCACCTACGAGATCTACTTATCGATCTCGCCGGAGCTCTTCAAAGCCCATCGGGCCGTCATAGGGCCTATGAATTCGTGTATTACCGTGCAGCCTATGATGACGTTTATCAGAGTGTCCGCGAAGGGGGCCATCTCGGGGATCCTCTTGAGGGTCAACGCCAGACCGATCACTATGCCGCCCAGGGGGATTAGCCCTCCTATCACGTATCGGCAGGTTCTACCGTCCACCCCTGTGAGGTCGCCCCCTCCGTAGATTCCCGCCGCCTTGCCCAGCACCCTTAAGAGCACGACCGCCGGAATGAAGGCCAGGGAAGACAGAAGCGACGGCATGTCGAGGGTCATTCCGCTCACGCAGAAGAAGATGAGGAACACCGGCTCCTCCAGAGTGGACTGTACGAAGTCGAAGATCTCGTCGGAGCGATCGTTGGCGTTAACCACCCAGATTCCCATGACCATGGTGGCCAGAAGCTCGTCGGCCTTCAGCGCCTCCGCGACGCCGAAGCAGGCCATAAGCCCTCCTACGAGCACTATGGTGAGCCCTCCGCCTCCCTCGCCGTCCAGGGCCTTGGAGCTCATTCGATCGACCATTATGCCGAAGACGCATCCCACGGCAGCGGAGAGGACGATCGTCCAGACCGGAGAGAGCAGCACCGAGAAGAGGGAAAGTTCTCCTCCTCCCATTATCGTTCTGGCCAGAGCCAGAGCCAGACCGAAGTTTATTATGCCGAAACCGTCGTCGAAGGCGGATACGCCCAATATGGTCGAGGTAACAGGTCCCTTCGCTCCATACTGGTGGGCTACCGCTATCGTCGCCGCCGGGTCGGTAGGGGAGACCAATCCTCCCATCAAAATGGAGAAGGCCAGCACCGCCGGGGTTCCGGAGATGCCGAAATGGGATCCTAAGAGCACGCAAAAGGGGATCATACCGAGTATCACCGCCAGAAAGGCCCCTTCGGCCTCCAGAATCGTCATTGCCACGATGCTTTTGCCGAGGGAGCGTATTTTATCTATAGCCAGGGATCCCCCGATCTCGAAGGTTATGACGCACAGTAGCACGTTTACCATCGTGTTCGTTCCCGCTATGGCACTTTGGGGAACCAGGCCGAAGACGGTGGGGTTCAGTATCAATCCTGCGGCGAGATAGCCAGTTATCTTGGGAAGCCCGGCCTTCACCGCCAGGTGTCCCAGAAAATAGCCGAAGAAGATCACCAGTCCCATGCCGAGCAAGGGATCCTGCATAAAGGGAAAGTTCATATAGCCATCCTCCGTTTTAGTGGTTTTGCCGACCATTCTACATCATGGAAGGACGATGGTGACGATCGGACCTTCAGGGTGTAGGATATCGGAGTATCTTTATCAACAAGAGAGGGGTCTTTATCTTGAAGTTCGATACAGCGGCTGTCGTAAGCTATTCTCCCACCGGGACGACCACAAGAGTTATGAAGGAGATCGTGGAGGGTATGGGATCGAAGCTTTCCTTTTTGGATGCTACATTGCCGGAGGCGAGAGAGACGGCCATCCTTCCCGAGGGAGACGTTCTGTTGGTAGGGATGCCTGTCTATTCCGGCAGGATCGCCAAAGAGGGACGGGCTTTGCTGGAGAAACTCCGGGGAGACGGACGGCCCGCCGTAGCCGTGGTGGTCTACGGCAATAGGCACTACGACGATGCGCTGTTGGAGCTTGGGGATCTCCTGAAGGAGAAGGAGTTCAAGGTGGTTGTCGGAGCGGCCTTCATCGGCGAGCATTCCTTCGCCGACGAAAAGTATCCTACAGCCATAGGCAGGCCGGACGGCTACGACATGCCTGTGATACGGTCTTTCGGGGCCAAGATGGCCAAGATGCTTGGCGCTGTCGATTCGGTCTCCGAGCTGCCCGAGGCGGATCTGCCTGGGAAGAGGCCCTACAAAGTTCCCTCCACCATGCCGGAGGGGTCTCCCGTAACCGATGTAGAGATGTGCGTTCACTGTGGAAAATGCGCCGCGGTATGTCCCGTAGGGGCGGTGGATTCGAAGGATCCCAACGTAACCGACGGCGTGGCCTGCACTTTCTGCTGCGCCTGCGTGAAGGCCTGTCCTACCGGTGCTAGGGTGCTGAAGCTGGAGCCCGTGGCCTCTTTGGGAAAGAAGATGTGGGACAACTTCTCCTCCCGTCGGGAGCCCGAGTTTTTTCTGCCGATGTCCCTGGATGCAAAGCGGTGAGGGATTCTTGAATGACGAGTTTAACCGTCGTAGCCTTTCTTATTTTAATCGTGGCTATCACCATGACTATGGTAGGCAAGGGTGGAGGTAATTTTTATGTCGTGATTTTGGCTATCGCAGGTATCCATATGGGCATCTCTAAAAACTCCCCTAACTGGCAGGGAGAAAAACCCCTGTTTAGGCTGGGATGTTAAAATACCGGTTGTAACCAAAAATTCTCGAGAAGGGATGGGATCCCCTTGAAACAGCGGAGCCTCTTTGCGGAAGAAATAGCCTACGATAGCCTTGAAAAGGTGAACGATCCACTGGTACGAATAGAGAAAGCGGTGGACTGGTCCATCTTCGAGCAGCCGTTGAAGGACTTCCGCGAAGGGCTCAGACAGAAGGATTCTCTGGGAGGAAGAAAGCCCTTCCCTCCTCTTCTCATGTTCAAGATCCTGGTGCTTCAGGCACTGTACAACCTGTCGGACGACGCAATGGAGTTTCAGGTAAGGGACAGGCTTTCCTTCAGACGTTTTCTCGGCCTCTCCCTGGAAGCCAAAGTCCCTGATGCCAAGACTATATGGCTTTTTCGGGAGCAGCTGACCAAGGCGGAACTGATGAAGCCTCTGTTCGATCTTTTTGACGGTCACATCCGTAAAAGCGGCTTCGAGGCAAAAAAAGGGCAGATAGTGGATGCCTCCATAGTGAAGGTCCCGATCCAGAGGAACAAACGGGATGAAAACCGCAAGATCAAGGATGGAGAACCACCGGAAGACTGGCCCGACAACAAGAGATCTCAAAAAGACACCGATGCCAGGTGGACGAAGAAAAACGGCAAAAGCTCCTTCGGCTACAAGAACCACATAGAGATCGACTCTCAGAACAAGATCATCCGTAAATACAGCGTAACCGAGGCATCGGTCCACGACAGCAATGTATTCGAGGAACTCATCGATCCCAGTAACAGCAGCAAAGACGTCTATGCCGACTCAGCTTATAGAAGCCATGAGAAAATCTCTTGGCTTGAGGAACAAGGCTACAGACCGAAGATCCAACGAAAAGGATACAGAGGCAAACCCATCACGTGGTGGGAAAAACAGGGTAACAGAACAAGATCCAAAGTCCGAAGCCGAGTGGAGCACGTCTTTGGAGCCCAAACCATGAAGGCCGGCAACCTGATAGTTCGAACTATCGGGAAAGCCAGAGCTTCAACCGCTATAGGACTGAGAAACCTGGCCTATAACATCGTTCGATTCTCGTTCCTGATGATGAAGTCAGGGGCGATATCTGCCGTGCCCAAATGACGGTAAAAGCCGAGTTGTTCAGGTCACCGGAGCGACAATAGAGAATCATCTTAACGCTGATTTAGCCTAATTTGTCGCTGTTTCTGGTCTGTGGCTTTTTTGTCTGCTCAGACCGCTAAATATGGGGTTGCTAGAGGTGCCCATATGCATGAAGCTGCGACGACGGCCCAGTTTATCCTATTTTTCGCGTCGATGGCTGCGATGATCGTGTTCCAAAAAAATAAATCGGTCTCGTGGGTGTTAGCCGTTTTAGTAGGTGTCGTTACCGCACTTTCCGCTCTTGGAGGAGGATACTTTTCACATCTATTCAGCGGTTTTACATTGAAAATAGTGTTTTCTTTGCTGTTGATGATCGCCGGAATCGTCATGCTTCTCCCCGTTGCCGAGCGTCGAGCCTCCACCGAGGTCAGACGTTTGGGGGTTATTCGTATTCGATCTGGGGCGGGGTTGGAAACGTATAACGTGAATATGTGGATCGCACTGCCTGTAGCCATTTTGACCGGTTTCGGATCCGGAATGGTCGGTGTGTCAGGTGGCTCTTTTCTGGTCCCTCTGATGGTTTTTGCCTGTGGGGTCCCTATGCACACAGCGGTAGGGACTGCGTCTATCTTAATAGCGATAACTGCTTTTATGGGTTTTGCCGGCCATGCTGCTCAAGGTGATTTTAACGCATCTTGGGCCATCCCTCTGGCGGTAGTCACCGCTTTTGGGGGGATTCTTGGCGGAAGAATGGCATTGAGTGCGAAGCCTAAACATCTTAAAAAGCTTTTTGCCTACACGAATTGGCTTGCCGCTTTGTTCATGATCGTCAATGCGCTTCACACGAGAGGATTTATATAGTTTTGATCGAACCAGCAGAGGGTGTATAATTTACGTAATATTCTAAGGGGGAGGCGATACGTTTGCAGTTAAAACCGTTGTCGTTTATCGCTGTTTTTCTCACGTTCCTGCTGGTTTTGGTCGGTTCGGCTTTCGGCTGTACCAGGGTGACCTACGTCGGTCCGGAGGACACGATCATAACCGGTCGTACTATGGATTGGGGGAGCGATATAGGGAGTAACCTTTGGGTTTTTCCTCGCGGTATGGAGAGAGACGGCGCTGCCGGACCGAACTCAGTCAAGTGGAGTTCTCTCTACGGCAGCGTGGTGGCCTCCGCCTTCGACGCCGCTACTGTTGATGGAATGAACGAAAAAGGCTTGGTGGTTAATTTGCTTTATCTGGTGGAGTCGCAGTATCCCAAGCCGAAAAAGGGCGACCCCAGGTCTCCTATCTCGATAGCCGCCTGGGCTCAGTATGTTCTGGATAGGTTCGCCACGGTGAAAGAGGCGGTGAAGGCTCTGAGCCAGGAACCTTTTTACGTGGTTCCCACCATGACCCCGGACGGACATACCGGACACGCCCATCTTGCCATATCGGATCTTTCCGGCGACTCGGCCATTTTCGAGTATCTGGAGGGGAAGCTCGTGATCCACCACGGCAAAGAGTATCAGGTCATGACCAACTCGCCTTCCTTCGATAAACAGTTGGCACTCTGCGCCTACTGGCAGGAGATCGGCGGCTTGACCATGCTTCCCGGGACCAATCGCGCATCCGATCGATTCGTCAGGGCCGCCTTCTACATCGATGCCATACCCAAAACGTCAGACATAAGGACCGCTTTGGCGGGGGTGCTCGGGGTTATCAGAAACGCGTCGGTACCTTTGGGAATATCCACCCCCGACAAGCCCAACATCTCCTCGACTTTGTGGCGTACTCTGGCGGATCATAAAAACAGAAGGTACTACTTCGACGGGGTGCTCAGCCCGAGCCTGTTCTGGGTTGACCTGGATAAGTTGGACTTGGCGGAGGGGGCTCCGGTCCTTCATCTGCCCCTGAAGGACGTCGCACTGGGAGGCGAGGCCTCCGGTAATTTTGAAACTTCGACGCCCTTCGAGTTTTTAGAAGCGCAGCCATGATAAATATGCGGGAATCTCGATCTTATGTCGAGATTCCCGTTTTTTTCTTGAAATACTTAAGCTCCGATCTTTTCCTCTGACGTTCCTCTTGTTCCGTTTACTTCGAGTTCTCTGTCGTCTAAATCCCGATCATGTTTTTTACGTCCTGTGCCGGAGGGGTTCCGAAAAGTCGTTTGTACTCCCGGCTGAACTGTGAGGGACTTTCGTATCCCACCTGAAACGCCGCCGTCGCTGCGTCCAGACGTTCGGTAAGCATCAACCGTCTCGCCTCGTTCAGCCGGAGCCTCTTCTGGAACTGGAGAGGGCTCATGGCCGTTACGGATCGAAAATGGTGATGAAAGGTGGATTGGCTCATGCCCGATCGAGAGGCCAGTTCGTCCATCTTGATCTGATCCGCGAAGTTTCTCCTTAGCCACTCTATCGTGCTGGCTATGCTGTGGCTGTGGTTTCCCGCCGTGACTATCCGTCTCAATTTGGGGCCCTGTTCACCGACAAGAAGCCGGTAGAATATCTCCCGTTTGATCATCAGGCCCAGCACCGGTAGATCCTCCGGTGATTTAAGCAAGTTCACCAATCGAAGAAAAGCCTCCAGCATGTTCGGAGTTGCCTCGCTGGCCTCAAGTACCTGGGCTACTACCGGAAGATCCACCGAGGTTATCAAAAAATATCTGTCGTCGTATATATAGCTTTCCTCTCCCAGAAAGATCCGCTTTCTCCCCTGGGCTATCAGGCATATGCTGGAGTCCATCGTATAGCTCAACGGCTCGGTAGGGGAGTTCCCCCTTATGAGAACCAGTCCTGCGATCTCCGTTTCCAGTCGAGGCCGTGTCCTGGTTCGCCTGTCGATCTCCATGGCTAAAGCCCTCTGTATAGTATCTATCCGATCATCGCAAGATCTCGCCGTATCGCTCATCCTTATTTTGTCCTCCCGTTTTCCCGAGTTCTTTCCGTCAAGATGGAACGCTCCGACCGAGAAATCAAGCTTTTCTCCGCCTTATCGCAGGATCAGGCAAGGAACGGACAGTATCTGTATATCGCCTATCTTTACCCCGGGTGTATAAATCCTTTTTAGAGATGAGACGGATATCACGACGGATCGCCGTTTTGGGCATGGCATATCGTGAGACAGTAGAGGCTTTTAATAGTAAATGGAGGTAGACGCAGATAAGGAGGGCCTGAATATGAACGAGATAGAGGATCTGTTTCCCAGAGGCGGGGAGAACGCCGCTTACGCCAAGTATTTTCTCGGAAAGAGTTATCTGAACATGCTTTCACTGGAGGGCGTGGTCATAGGGAACGTAACCTTCGAGCCCGGTTGCCGCAATAACTGGCACGTCCATCACGCCAAGTCCGGTGGAGGACAGATACTGCTGTGTACCGCCGGTTATGGCTGGTATCAGGAGTGGGGAAAGCCCGCCAGAAAGCTGGCGCCCGGCGACGTGGTGAACATACCGGCAGGCGTCAAGCACTGGCACGGAGCAGCCAAGGACAGCTGGTTCGCCCATGTAGCGGTCGAGGTGCCGGGGGAGGACTGTTCCAACGAATGGCTGGAGATCGTGGACGACGAGCAGTACGAAAAACTGGCCTAAAGGGAGGTACGGCAATATGGGCAAGGTGACCGCGGGAAAAGAAATGCTGGGGGATTTCGCCCCTCAGTTTGCGGGATTCAACGACGACGTGCTTTTCGGAGAGGTGTGGTCCAGGGAGGACAAGCTGGCCCCCAGGGAGAGGAGCATCGTCACCGTGTCGGCTCTTCTGTCCAGCGGAATTTTGGACAGTTCCCTCAAGTTTCACATCCAGAAGGCGAAGGACAATGGTGTGACGAAAGAGGAGATGGTTAAGGATATGGGCCGATACGATGTTGTCCTTATAGGGTTCCCTATCTGGTGGTATGTAGCGCCGAGGATAATACAGACCTTTTTGGAGAGCTACGATTTTTCCGGTAAGAAAATCTCGCTTTTCGCGACCTCCGGGATGAGCGGGATGGGAGATACGCAGGAGATTCTTCGTTTGTCCTGTCCCGGTGCGGCCACTTGGGGTGCCGGAAGAAGATTTAGTGAGTCTGCCTCGGAGAGCGAGATCAATCGATGGGTAGGCAAGTCGAGTTTCTAAACAAAGGGGGGGATTGCGATGAATAAAATGGCGTTTGTTTTAGTAGAGCTTTTGATGGTGTTTAGCCTTGCGACTTGCGGCAGCGCCTCGTCGTCCAGCCCTTCAACGTCGGAAAACCCTGCCACCGTAGACTCCGCCGCCTCCGGTCTGAGAGAGAGCGGCGAGCTCTTGAGAAAAGCCGCAGGAAACGGAAACTGGCTGGAGGGAAGACGTTTCTCCTCCGGGGTGAAAGAAGAAGAGATCCAGCCCTGGATTGAAGGATTGGGCTTGTAGAAAGATTGCTTTGCGAGGTGTTTCGCTATGATTTTTGAAGAGACTTACAGTTTATCCAACGGAGTGAAGATACCCAAACTGGGGTTGGGAACCTGGTTTATCCCCGACGATCAGGCCGCGGAGGCAGTCAGGCAGGCCGTCGAGCTGGGATATCGCCACATGGACACGGCTCAGGCCTACGAGAACGAGGCAGGTGTAGCAGCTGGTGTGAAGAGCTGCGGGATAGAGAGGGAGAAGCTCTTCGTCACCAGCAAGGTGGCCGCCGAGCATAAGACCTATGAGACCGCGGCTTCGTCCATCGACGAGACCCTTTCCAGGATGGGGTTGGATTATCTGGACATGATGATAATACACAGTCCTCAGCCTTGGAACGAGTTTCGAGACGAAAAACGGTATTACGAGGAGAACAAGGCCGTCTGGCGGGCTTTGGAGGACGGCTATCGAGCCGGCAAGCTGAAGGCTATCGGAGTCTCCAACTTCCTCGTCGACGATCTGGAGAGCCTGCTGGCGGATTGCACCGTGAAGCCCATGGTCAATCAGATATTGGCCCACATCGGCAATACCCCCGAGGAACTGATGGCTTTCTGTGAAAAGAACGATATTTTGGTGGAGGCCTACGCTCCTATCGCTCACGGGGTTGCGCTTTGGAACCGGGAGCTGGTGGCGATAGCGGAAAAATACGGTATCACCGTTCCCCAGCTTTGCATCAAATACGTGTTGCAGCTGGGCACTTTCGCTCTTCCCAAGACGGCGACCCCAGCTCACATGGTGGACAACGCCAAGCTGGATTTTACCGTCACCGACGAGGATATAGGAATCCTGAAGAGGCTCTCCGACATGAAAGATTACGGAGAGTTCAGCTTCTTCCCTGTGTTCAGCGGCAAGTAACGACCTAGAATTTACCTGACGAACCTGGATTTATTCATCCAGCTAGTATTTCGAGGTTAAGGGAACGGTCGGAGGAGGTCCTCGGCTCTTGGCGGATCGGAGATTTCCTCCTTTTTGTGGACCGATAACCCTATCCCTTAACGTCTAACGTCGGCTACTAGGGCTATTTCCCCTTGATCGGTAAGGTAACCACCATCTTGGTTCCCCTCCTGCCTTCCCCGTCCTCAATGGATATCCTTCCTCCGTGGTAGTCCGTTACGTTCTTGGCTATGGCCAGGCCGAGGCCGCTTCCCATGGCCCTCTCCCCGTGATATCTGTAGAAACGGCGGAAGACCCTCTCCCTCTCCTGGTTTGGGATGCCCGGCCCCTCATCCTCTATCTCCAGGATAAGTGTCTGGCCTTCGCCTCTGACCTTCACCGTAACGGAGCTTTCTCGAGGCGAGTATTTGAGGGAGTTGTCGATCAGGCTGGATATCATCGTCTTGAGCCCGTATCGGTTTCCCCTCACTGTCACAGGTCTTATGGGTTCCAAGAGACGAAGGGATATGCGTTTCATCTCGAATGACGGCCCGTATTCCGAGAGCACCGCCCTCAAGACGTGCATGATGTCTACGTCTTCGGTCTCCTTGCCTAAGGTCTCCTCCGTCCTGGAGATGGACAGGAGCTGATTGACCATGGCCGTCGCCCGGCCGATGCCCTTTTTCATCTTTTTAAGCATGCGTCCCATCTCGGCCTCTTCAGGGACCTCCAATGTGTTCTGGATCTGCAGGTCCACGGCTGTGAGAGGGGTCCTCAGCTCGTGGGCGGCGTCGGCGATGAAGCGCTTCTGTCTCCTGATGGAGTCATCCAGTCTGGCCAGAAGGGCGTTCAGCTCCACGACCAGGGGCATGATCTCCTCCGGCACCTCCGTCTCGTTCACCGGATCCAGCCTGGACGCCTTTCTACTGCGTATGCTGTCGCAGAGCTCTTTCAGAGGCTTGAAGCTTTTGTTCACTACCAGATATATCCATAAGGCCAGCACCGCCGCCAGGG carries:
- a CDS encoding diguanylate cyclase domain-containing protein, producing the protein MFIASKSARSTFVAILAILILVTALPILIFVRNESDRETDLALTTLDNALDLQTNYIARWFDLSIMEDIKAVSKLHSVQSLDLHAMAQDLHAMAHGRTDLARLLYIDRNGNPVLDSEVGDISERQFNVLDRKYFTLGKEGVPHITSVIQAKDKKAVQFIGFSVPLIIDGAFEGVILGSVRLSNLINLIQNHSFGKGGYFRLFDHNGIPLGENFSEATPCFSPDEVKNEEGLLIDNISENGKKQMLKIAPLAYGNLFIGAALNMDEIKAGSSRIVKTHLKILISSTIVGIFFFLLLSHSITKAIDELQKQLFSASEADYAPTPTPPSGMPLEIKRIWKSVEDLKEKVCKSIQEVREMSVRDSLTGLHNRRYFEEEVSRLGRGDQDPITVAMCDVNGLKLVNDALGHEWGDKLINKAATVLKDVSQPGDTVARLGGDEFALLVPNSSEKRDIGAELKARLEQADSNGDIPLQMAWGIATGEASRRSIEEIIKDADERMYARKETQRDDARDAILTFFLRMISSREGRKVGHMKRCRSIMAAFVPTIDEVDEIFRKRMIRLAEIHDIGLVGVDPKILGKKGPLTDEERKEVRSHPEIGYRIAIAAPTLSDLADAILHHHQRWDGTGYPFRKDPVSGKGIPLESRIMNLVDSYEAMTHKYYGKSMTHEEAIEEIRRCSGTQYDPEWADRFLAFLKEKGPGVL
- a CDS encoding 4Fe-4S binding protein — translated: MKFDTAAVVSYSPTGTTTRVMKEIVEGMGSKLSFLDATLPEARETAILPEGDVLLVGMPVYSGRIAKEGRALLEKLRGDGRPAVAVVVYGNRHYDDALLELGDLLKEKEFKVVVGAAFIGEHSFADEKYPTAIGRPDGYDMPVIRSFGAKMAKMLGAVDSVSELPEADLPGKRPYKVPSTMPEGSPVTDVEMCVHCGKCAAVCPVGAVDSKDPNVTDGVACTFCCACVKACPTGARVLKLEPVASLGKKMWDNFSSRREPEFFLPMSLDAKR
- a CDS encoding cation:proton antiporter — protein: MNFPFMQDPLLGMGLVIFFGYFLGHLAVKAGLPKITGYLAAGLILNPTVFGLVPQSAIAGTNTMVNVLLCVITFEIGGSLAIDKIRSLGKSIVAMTILEAEGAFLAVILGMIPFCVLLGSHFGISGTPAVLAFSILMGGLVSPTDPAATIAVAHQYGAKGPVTSTILGVSAFDDGFGIINFGLALALARTIMGGGELSLFSVLLSPVWTIVLSAAVGCVFGIMVDRMSSKALDGEGGGGLTIVLVGGLMACFGVAEALKADELLATMVMGIWVVNANDRSDEIFDFVQSTLEEPVFLIFFCVSGMTLDMPSLLSSLAFIPAVVLLRVLGKAAGIYGGGDLTGVDGRTCRYVIGGLIPLGGIVIGLALTLKRIPEMAPFADTLINVIIGCTVIHEFIGPMTARWALKSSGEIDK
- a CDS encoding IS5 family transposase, which encodes MKQRSLFAEEIAYDSLEKVNDPLVRIEKAVDWSIFEQPLKDFREGLRQKDSLGGRKPFPPLLMFKILVLQALYNLSDDAMEFQVRDRLSFRRFLGLSLEAKVPDAKTIWLFREQLTKAELMKPLFDLFDGHIRKSGFEAKKGQIVDASIVKVPIQRNKRDENRKIKDGEPPEDWPDNKRSQKDTDARWTKKNGKSSFGYKNHIEIDSQNKIIRKYSVTEASVHDSNVFEELIDPSNSSKDVYADSAYRSHEKISWLEEQGYRPKIQRKGYRGKPITWWEKQGNRTRSKVRSRVEHVFGAQTMKAGNLIVRTIGKARASTAIGLRNLAYNIVRFSFLMMKSGAISAVPK
- a CDS encoding sulfite exporter TauE/SafE family protein, with translation MHEAATTAQFILFFASMAAMIVFQKNKSVSWVLAVLVGVVTALSALGGGYFSHLFSGFTLKIVFSLLLMIAGIVMLLPVAERRASTEVRRLGVIRIRSGAGLETYNVNMWIALPVAILTGFGSGMVGVSGGSFLVPLMVFACGVPMHTAVGTASILIAITAFMGFAGHAAQGDFNASWAIPLAVVTAFGGILGGRMALSAKPKHLKKLFAYTNWLAALFMIVNALHTRGFI
- the pheA gene encoding prephenate dehydratase, with protein sequence MIELNDRLKELRTTIDELDKDIAKLLARRVETAKEIGRAKGDGPIYDPVREERIIRRFSEMNPDLDRESLSTIHKEIISLCRSVQVRPTVACMGPEGSYSQQAMERALGSSIDPLFVTGPREVFRAVETSRASLGLVPVENTVEGTVYATLDGFSETGPEMTVIQEVSLPIRHVLASTSPLSEIKRVVSHPQALAQCRLWLEEKLPGAKKEPVGTTSHGAAIASSEPGTAAVCSAKAAEANRINILARDIQDRSHNRTRFWVVGPKGSTRSEGDKTSILFSVPHRPGSLLGALDPLRTAGVNLTAIQSRPMQGNPFEYLFFLDMMGNSSDPEISDALEAMRKSCLSMRVLGSYPSDIVVPRE